A genome region from Setaria italica strain Yugu1 chromosome III, Setaria_italica_v2.0, whole genome shotgun sequence includes the following:
- the LOC101763081 gene encoding protein LURP-one-related 8 encodes MTAKVHPNVAVPTLGQQPAAAPADEEPVTLTVWRKSLLFNCRGFTVFDASGNLVYRVDSYASDSRAEVVLMDAAGRALLTVRRRKVIGLGADQWLVYPGEETRLPPLYAVKRAAQYMRGAGKSMAHVAPCSGAAGGKQAGGGYEVEGSYLRRCCTVYDARRRAVAEVRPKEAVGSDVFRLVVQPGTEVSLAMAVVLALDQMFGKPSLLRSWSS; translated from the coding sequence ATGACGGCGAAGGTGCACCCGAACGTGGCCGTGCCGACCCTCGgccagcagccggcggcggcgccggccgacgAGGAGCCTGTGACCCTGACGGTGTGGCGCAAGTCGCTGCTGTTCAACTGCCGGGGGTTCACGGTGTTCGACGCCAGCGGCAACCTGGTGTACCGCGTGGACAGCTACGCCTCCGACTCCCGCGCCGAGGTCGTGCTCATGGACGCCGCGGGCCGCGCGTTGCTCACCGTCCGCCGCAGGAAGGTGATCGGCCTCGGGGCGGACCAGTGGCTGGTGTACCCCGGCGAGGAGACGCGCCTGCCGCCGCTCTACGCCGTGAAGCGGGCGGCGCAGTACATGCGCGGCGCCGGCAAGTCCATGGCGCACGTCGCGCCGTgctccggcgcggcgggcggcaagcaggccggcggcgggtacgAGGTGGAGGGGTCGTACCTGCGACGGTGCTGCACGGTGTAcgacgcgcggcggcgggccgtgGCGGAGGTGCGGCCCAAGGAGGCCGTGGGCTCCGACGTGTTCCGCCTGGTGGTGCAGCCCGGGACGGAGGTGTCCCTGGCCATGGCCGTCGTCCTCGCGCTCGACCAGATGTTCGGCAAGCCGTCCCTGCTCAGGAGCTGGTCCTCCTAG